GGTGCAGCCCATTTCTGGTGGGGTCAGCCTCGCGGAGTGCTGCAATTCGATGGTCAAGCCTGGACGCTGGGCCAAACGGCAAAGTCCTTTAGCGGGCCACTGGCGCTTTCCGCGCCTCCCGAGGTCTTGCTGGATCTGCAGGCGCACCTGTGGGTGCGCGTTGTGCCCATGGAGCATGCATCCCAGTGGTTATGGCTGGAGCGCTCCAGCCAGCCTGAGCGCTGGATGGACTTGCGCCGTGCGGTATATTCGCGCGCCAGATCGGGCGTTGACCACGCTGACGAAACCGCCCGGCAAGCTGCTGCAGGGCGTGAATCCTGAGTATCCATGACTGTAATTCCGCCTTCCCCCTCCGAAGACAGCGATCTCCAACTGGTGGAGCGCACGGTAGCGGGCGACCAGCGCGCCTATGAATTGCTGGTCATCAAGTACCAGCGTCGCATCGAGCGACTCATCGGACGTATGGTGCGTGACACGGACTTGGTCCAGGACATTGCCCAGGAAACCTTCATTCGCGCTTACCGGGCGCTGCACCAGTTCCGTGGCGACGCCCAGTTCTACACCTGGCTGTACCGGATTGCCGTCAACACTGCCAAAAAGGCGCTGATGGACATGAAGCGCAACCCGGTCATTTCTGAAAATGCCTTCCGGGGTTCCGAGGATGAAGATGAAACTTCCCGCCTTGGACACGAACTAACCAGCGACGAAACCCCCGAAACTGTCCTTGCGGCCCAAGAAATTGCGCAGGTCGTGAATGCAGCCATGGAGGCCTTGCCTGACGATCTGCGCCAAGCGGTCACGCTGCGAGAGATCGAGGGGCTCAGTTACGAAGAAATTGCCACCGCGATGGGGTGTCCCATTGGTACGGTGCGGTCTCGAATCTTTCGGGCGCGCGAAGCCATTTCGGCCAAAGTGCGCCCCTTGCTCGAAAACCAGTCGGGCAAACGGTGGTGAGGTGATCGAATGAACAAGGCAGAAACAGGTATCCATACCCCGGCAGAACTTGACTTGCGCAAAGTGCGAGGCGAGCAGTTGTCGGCGCTGGCAGACGGTCAGCTCCATGGTGACGAGTTCGCCACTGCGCTGGCCTGGGCGGCGGAAGATGAAGGACGAGACACCTGGGGGGTGTATCACCTTGTGGGCGATGTGTTGCGCTCCTCTGACCTGGCCCGGCCAGTGAATCCGGCATTTCTATCCCGTTTGCGCGACGAGCTTGCCAAGGAAGCGCCGCCACAGCGCCCTCAGGCTCCGGCTGAACTGGACCCACTAGACCATGTAGCAGCTCACTTGCCGGAGGCCGCCAATGCTTCGGTGTTCCGCTGGAAGATGGTGGCGGGTTTTGCATCGCTGGCCGCCGTGGCGGCCATAGGCTGGACCTCGTTCTCCCAACTCCAGGGTGCGGGCGGGCCGGGGGCACAACTGGCCGCATCCTCCCCCGAGCGCGCGACGGCGCAAGGCGCGCCTGTGGTGGCCGTTGCAGACGCAGACGGTCAGCAAGTGATGATCCGCGACCCCCGTTTGGACGAGTTGCTGGCCGCCCACAAGCAGTTCGGCAGTACATCGGCCCTACAGATGCCGGCGGGCTTTTTGCGCAATGCGACGTTTGAGACCCCTGGCCGCTGAACCGTGGATGGTAATTTTTGGCGCTGAGATCGTGTGATGAGCCCCTCTGGCGTAGTGAAGATCTTTGGAATTTCTCGGGTTCGATGGTTTGGCTCGCTGATCGCTGCGGCACTTTGCGGACTGAGCGTGCTTACTGCGGCGGCGGCTCCCGCCGAATCAGCTGCCAGTGCACCGGCTGAGCGCGATATGGCGCAGTGGATTGAGCGCATGCACAGCGCGCCCTGCAGCCGCGCTTATGCCGGTACGTTCGTGGTGTTGTCAGCCAACGGCGCCATGTCCAGCTCACGCATCTGGCATGCATGCGACGGCCAGCAGCAGCTGGAGCGGGTGGAGTCGCTCAGTGGCACCCCTCGCACCGTCTATCGGCGCAATGATGAAGTTCGCACTTTTTTGCCCCAGGTGCGCGTCGTGCGCTCGGACCGTCGCGATGCGTCCGGGCTCTTTCCACGCGTACCTGTCGTCAGTGGAACGTCGATTGCCCAGTTCTACACACCCCGCCTGCTGGGGCAGGAGCGGGTGGCGGGCTTCATGTCGGATGTGGTTGCGTTTCAGCCTGCGGACACTCTGCGCTTTGGTTACCGGCTCTGGAGCGAGCGCGAGACCGGAATGGTGGTGAAGCTGCAGACGCTGGCGGCGGACGGTCGGGTGCTGGAGCAGGCGGCTTTTTCCGAGTTGGACCTCAACGCGCCGGTGAAGGTGGACCAGCTGTCGCGTCTGATGGATGCGACCTCGGGTTACAAGGTGGTCGCAACTTCCGTCGTCAAGACCACGGCCAAGGCCGAAGGTTGGACCTTACGCCAGCCGGTGGCGGGTTTCGTGCCTGTCAGTTGCCATCGCAGAGCGGTATCCGACGCGCCGGACGCCCCCAGTGTCTTGCAGTGTTTGTATTCCGATGGGTTGGCTTCGGTCTCGCTTTTCGTCGAGCCGTTCGACCCCCAGCGCCATCCCGCGCAGCCCCAGGTGTCCAGCATCGGCGCCACCCAGTTGCTGGCTCAGCGTGGGCCGTCAGACATGTGGCTTACTGCGGTGGGTGAGGTACCACTGCAGACGCTGCGCCTCTTTGTCGGCCAACTGGAGCGCATGCGCTGACAGGTGCTGTGGGACCGGTGCGGTGTGCCCATCGCTCGCGGACCTGTAGATCGTCGTGGGGTCATGGTGGGGGCCACGCGTCCCGGGAACCATTTGGCGTCACACTCTTCACAGTCACACACAATTCGTGAACAGCATTCGCCAAGAATCAAGAAAGGTCGAAGATGCCGAAGTTTGATGGAAGTATGTTGCGTTCGGTGGCAGTGGCATGCCTGATGGGTGGTTTGGCCACTATGTCGTTAGCGCCCCATGCGGCGTTGGCACAGCCTGCACCACTGGTTCGAGGCCTGCCTGATTTCACCGATCTGGTGGATCAAGTGGGGCCTTCGGTGGTCAACATCCGCACTGTCGAGAAAGTGTCCAGTCGGTCCAATGCCAACGGCATGGACGAAGAGATGCTCGAATTCTTTCGCCGGTTTGGTGTTCCAATCCCCAACGTCCCGCGGCAGCAGCGGCCCCAGCGTCCCCAGCAGGAGGAAGAGGCTCAGCCACGCGGTGTGGGGTCGGGGTTCATCTTGACGTCGGACGGGTTCGTGATGACCAACGCTCACGTGGTCGATGGTGCCGATGAAGTCATCGTGACTTTGACCGACAAGCGCGAGTTCAAGGCGCGTATCGTGGGTGCCGACAAGCGCACCGATGTGGCGGTGGTGAAGATCGAGGCGTCCGGACTGCCTGCGGTCAAGGTGGGTGACGTGAGCCGTCTCCGCGTGGGTGAATGGGTGATGGCGATTGGCTCACCCTTTGGGCTGGAGAACACGGTGACGGCAGGCATCGTCAGCGCCAAGCAGCGGGACACGGGCGACTACCTCCCCTTCATTCAGACGGATGTGGCCATCAACCCTGGGAACTCTGGAGGACCGCTCATCAACATGCGGGGCGAGGTGGTCGGCATCAACAGCCAGATCTATTCGCGCTCGGGGGGGTTCATGGGGATCTCATTCGCAATTCCCATGGATGAAGCCATCCGTGTGAGTGATCAATTGCGCGCGTCGGGCCGTGTGACGCGTGGCCGCATCGGCGTGCAGATCGGGCCAGTCACCAAGGACGTCGCCGAATCGATTGGTCTGGGCAAGGCGCAAGGGGCCTTGGTAACGGGAGTGGAAGCTGGATCGCCTGCCGACAAGGCCGGCGTGGAAGCGGGCGACATCATCACTCGGTTTGATGGCAAGCCCATTGAGAAAGTGGCAGACCTGCCGCGCTTGGTTGGTAACACTAAGCCGGGTAACCGCAGCTCCGTCACGGTGTTCCGTCGCGGTGCCTCGCGTGATCTGGCGATCACCATTGCTGAGATCGAGCCAGATAAGCCAGCCACCAAAGTGGCTGAGCGCGAAGAGAAGCCCAAGGCCTCGGCCGCTGCGCAGCAGATGGGTTTGTCTGTGACCGACCTGACGGATGCCCAGAAGAAAGAGCTCAAGCTCAAGGGCGGTGTGGTGGTGGCTGCCGCTACGGATGCTGCGGCACGCGCGGGCCTGCGGGAAGGAGACATCATCTTGTCGGTGGCCAACACGGAAGTCTCGGGCGTGAAGGAGTTCGAGTCCGTATTGTCCAAGGCCGATAAGAGCAAGCCTATCAATGTGCTCTATCGCCGCGGCGAATGGGCGCAGTACGCGCTGATTCGTCCTGGCAAGTGAGGGTGCAGAGGCCTGAGGGGAATGGCTCCGCCCGGGGCGATTCCCTACTCAGAATGGGGGACTTTGCCGTGATCGCTGAATTTTTGACAGGTCGACCGCGGGCGCCGTAATGAGTCTAGATGTTAGCTTTTGCTAACTTTTTGAAGGCCCATCAACCACTTTCGATAGAATAGAGGCTGGCGTTCAACGCTTATCTGCATATAGACCGGCTCTGTGTTCACGATGTGGGATGTTTTTGTGCAATGAACAGTTGATTCACAGCTCGCCCACAAGTTGTTCAGCGTTGTTTGTGTGTGAACTGTGTATAAACTGTGTATAAAATCCCTGTTGCACCATGGCAACTTCCCTCAGATACCGGAGGGTGGGCTTTTTCAGTCGGCCTTTTTGCCTACAATGAAGATCCAACTATCGCAGTTGCCAATGATTGTTGGTTCAGGGCGCGTCGCCACTCGACGCGCCCTTTTTTCTTGTGCGCGCTGTTTTAATTCAATCACTTGACGCTTTCCGTTGATGAATCACATCAGAAATTTTTCCATCATTGCGCACATCGACCATGGCAAGTCGACGCTGGCCGACCGCTTGATCCAGCGGTGTGGAGGTCTTGCAGACCGTGAGATGGAGGCCCAGGTCCTGGACTCGATGGACATCGAAAAAGAGCGTGGGATAACCATCAAGGCGCAGACCGCTGCGCTGCATTACAAGGCGCGCGATGGGCAGGTCTACAACCTCAATCTGATCGACACACCGGGCCATGTGGACTTCTCATACGAGGTCAGCCGTTCGTTGTCTGCCTGCGAGGGCGCACTGCTGGTTGTGGATGCGTCACAAGGGGTGGAGGCACAGACGGTGGCCAACTGCTACACCGCGCTGGATCTCGGTGTCGAAGTGCTGCCCGTGCTCAACAAGATGGACCTGCCGCAGGCCGACCCCGACAACGCAAAGGCCGAGATCGAGGATGTCATCGGCATCGATGCCACGGATGCCATCCCTTGCTCGGCCAAGACGGGCATGGGCATCGATGAAATCCTGGAGCTGATCGTAGCGAAGGTGCCAGCACCTCGTGGCAATCCCGATGCCCCACTGCGTGCGATGATCATTGACAGCTGGTTCGACCCATACGTCGGCGTGGTGATGCTGGTGCGCGTGGTGGATGGTCGCCTGCTCAAAGGCGAGCGCATCAAGATGATGGCATCGGGTGCGGCCTACAACGCTGACAACCTGGGTGTTTTCACGCCCGCCAACTCACCGCGCGACGCCCTCAATGCGGGCGAGGTGGGCTACATCATCGCGGGCATCAAGGAGCTGAAGGCCGCCAAGGTGGGCGACACCATCACGCTGGAAAAGAAGCTACCCAACAACCTAGGCCCGGCCGAGCAGGCGCTGCCAGGCTTCAAGGAAATCCAGCCCCAGGTGTTCGCCGGTCTCTACCCGACCGAAGCCAGCGAATACGACCAGCTGCGCGACGCGCTGGAAAAGCTCCAGCTCAATGACGCCTCGCTGCACTTTGAGCCCGAGGTGTCGCAAGCGTTGGGCTTCGGCTTCCGCTGCGGCTTCCTGGGCCTTTTGCACATGGAGATCGTTCAGGAACGTCTGGAGCGCGAGTTCGACCAGGACCTGATCACCACCGCGCCCAGCGTGGTGTACGAGGTGGTCAAGGGCGACGGCGAAGTCATCATGGTGGAGAACCCCTCCAAGATGCCGGAGCAGGGGCGCATCCAGGAGATCCGCGAGCCCATCGTCACGGTGCATCTGTACATGCCGCAGGAATATGTGGGCCCGGTAATGACACTGGCCAACCAGAAGCGTGGCGTGCAGTTGAACATGGCCTACCACGGCCGGCAGGTCATGCTGACCTACGAGCTGCCGCTGGGCGAGATCGTTCTGGACTTCTTCGACAAGCTCAAGTCCGTGTCGCGCGGCTACGCCTCCATGGACTACGAGTTCAAAGAGTACCGCGCCTCCGATGTGGTGAAGGTGGACATCCTGCTCAATGGCGAAAAGGTCGATGCGCTGTCCATCATCGTCCACCGCAGCCAGTCGGCCTACCGTGGCCGCGCGGTGGCGGCCAAAATGCGCGAGATCATCAGTCGCCAGATGTTCGATGTGGCAATTCAGGCCGCCATCGGCGCCAACATCATCGCCCGTGAAACCATCAAGGCGCTGCGCAAGAACGTGCTGGCCAAGTGCTATGGGGGCGACATCACCCGCAAGCGCAAGCTGCTTGAGAAGCAGAAGGCAGGCAAAAAGCGCATGAAACAGATTGGATCGGTCGAAGTGCCCCAGGAGGCATTTCTGGCCATTTTGCAGGTGGAAGACTGATGCAGTTCATGCAAGTTTTGACGTCGCTGGTGCTGGCGGCCTTTGTGGGTTACATCGGTGCCTGGTATGCCGGGGCGATCGAGGGCAACTTTGCGCTGCTCCTGTTCCTTGCGACGGTCGTCACAGGTGTTTACTGGCTGGCGGAGCGCGTTTATTTTCTCCCTCGCCGGCGGCGTGCAGCACAGGCCATTGAGGATGCAGCCGCCGAGCGGCGCGCTGAACTGGATCGCATGGGGATCCAGAAGGTGGACGTGGATGTGCAGGAAGCCAAGGGCCGCATCCTCATGCAGCCCTGGTGGCTGGACTGGACGGCGGGGTTGTTCCCTGTGATTGCGGCCGTTTTCTTCTTGCGTTCGTTTCTGTTTGAGCCCTTCAAGATCCCGTCGGGCTCCATGATCCCGACCCTGCTGGTCGGTGATCTGATTCTGGTGAACAAATTCACATACGGTATCCGGCTGCCCGTCATCAACACACGGCTGACTGAAGGCACCCGGCCCGTGCGCGGCGATGTGCTGGTATTTCGCTACCCGCCACAACCGAGCATGGACTACATCAAGCGGGTGGTGGGGGTGCCGGGCGACGAGGTGGCCTACATCAACAAGCGCCTCACCATCAATGGCAAAGCGGTAGATACGAAAGCCTTGCCCGACTTCTTTGAAGAAGACTCCATGCGGTACTTCAAGCAGTTTGAGGAGCAGCTGGGCGACAAGCCCCACAGGTTGTTAAACAACCCCGATGTGCCCGCTTTTGTACAAGGCGCCAGCAATTTTGCCTATCGTGAAAACTGCCGCTACAGTGTGGAAGGTGTCACTTGCAAGGTGCCGGAGGGGTACTACTTCATGATGGGTGACAACCGCGATAACTCACTGGATTCCCGTTACTGGGGGTTTGTGCCCGAGGGCAATATTGTGGGCAAGGCCTTTTTTGTCTGGATGAATTTCGGTAATCTCAAGCGTATCGGCTCGTTCCATTGAGTACGGGCCTTTGCCAAATTGCATTGAGGGGATCATTGATGAAGACACATCGCATAGCTAGCCGTTCGCGCCAACGTGGGTTGTCATTTTTTGGATTGGTTTTTATTGGTGTCATCGCTGTGGCGGTTTTCGCTATTGGCGGACAATCAGTTCCAATTTTTCTTGAGTACACCTCCGCGAAGAAGGCCATTGAGAAGGCCAAGGTGGAGAGCACGGTGCCAGGTGTGCGCGCCGCGTTTGATCGGGCCGCGGCGATTGACGACATCACATCGATTAGAGGGGCGGACCTTGATGTGACGAAGCGCGGTGACAAAGTGGTGGTTTCGTTCAAATACTCGCGTGAGATTCCCCTGGCGGGTCCAGCCTATCTGGTCTACCGCTTCGAAGCGCAGACCAACTAGGTGCAGGCCGGTCTCTTAGCGCTGCAGGGTCGCCTGCAGCATGTATTTTCTGATCCCTCGCTGCTCCAGCGTGCAACTACGCACCGCAGTTTCTCGGCCGACCACAACGAGCGGCTTGAATTCCTGGGCGATTCCGTCTTGAACCTGGCGGTGGCCAGTTTGTTGTACCAGCGGCTGTCGGCCTTGCCGGAGGGTGATCTTTCGCGCGTCCGGGCAAATCTGGTCAAGCAAGACACGCTGCACCAGTTGGCTGTGCGGCTCAAAGTGTCCGAGGTGTTGCGTCTGGGGGAGGGCGAGGCCAAGTCGGGCGGGCAGCAGCGGCCCTCCATCCTGGCCGATGCACTGGAAGCCCTGATCGGTGCGGTGTATCTGGATGCTGGCTATGCCAGCGCAGAAGCCCTGGTGCACCGTCTTTTCCAGGGCGTGGAGATCAATCCGCAGATGCAAGCAGCGTCCAAGGACGCGAAAACCGCGTTGCAGGAGTGGCTCCAGGGCCGCAAAATGAAGCTGCCGCAGTACAAGGTGGTGGCGACGGTGGGGGCAGCTCACCGCCAGACCTTCGACGTCGAGTGCGATATTCCCGAACTGGGCCTGACCGAGCGTGGCATCGGCGGCTCGCGCAGGGCGGGCGAACAAGCCGCTGCTGCGGCCATGCTGGCCACATTGAAAGCAAAGAATTTATGAATGACGCTACCAAAGATGTAGCTACTGACGATGGTGCTGAGGGCGCCCCGGTGCAAAACGATCTGGACGCCATGCTGGCTGCTGCGGGCGCGCCTGCTGCAGTGCCTGGCCAGCGCTGCGGCGTGATCGCCATTGTGGGCAAGCCCAACGTGGGCAAGTCCACCCTGCTCAACGCCCTCGTGGGGCAGAAGATCAGCATCACCTCGCGCAAGGCGCAGACCACGCGCCACCGCATCACGGGCATTCGCACCCTGGACCAGACGCAATTCATTTTTGTGGACACCCCAGGCTTCCAGACCCGGCACGCCACCGCCCTCAACAAGTCGCTCAACAAGACCGTAATGGGCGCGATTGGAGACGTGGACCTTATTCTCTTTGTGGTCGAGGCTGGCAATTTCACCCTGGCCGACGCCAAGGTGCTGTCGCTGTTCAAACCGGGTATTCCCACGCTGCTGGTGGCCAACAAGCTGGACATGGTGCATCGCCGTGCCGAGCTGGCACCCTGGCTCAAGAGCATGCAGGAGCGTCACCCGTTCGCCGAATTCGTGCCGATGTCGGCCAAGAACAAGGGTGACATCGAGCGCTTGTTCGGCATTTGCGCCAAATACCTGCCCGAGCAGCCCTGGTGGTATGGCGAGGATGAGCTGACCGACCGCAGCGAGAAGTTTCTGGCGTCCGAAACCGTGCGCGAGAAGCTGTTCCGCTTTACCGGCGACGAGCTGCCCTACACGTCGACCGTGGTGATCGACAAGTTCGACGAGGAAAAGAGCAAGCAGCACAAGCGCCTGGTCAAGATCGCCGCCACCATCGTGGTGGAGCGCGAGAACCACAAGATGATGGTCATCGGCGACAAGGGCGAGCGCCTCAAGCGCATTGGCACTGAAGCCCGCCAAGAGCTGGAAAAGCTCATGGACGCCAAGGTGTTCCTGGAGCTGTGGGTTAAGGTCCGCTCCGGCTGGGCCGATGACGAAGCCCGGGTGCGCTCCTTCGGCTACGAGTGAATCCCGAACGCTGACTTTCCCTTCCTCCTGCTCGCGCACACAGCAGCAGGCGTCACAGGCGATCCTTTCCCTCCCTCCATCCCCGCAGCACCGTGGCCGTAGCCAAGCGCGTTTCCGATGAGCCTGCGTTCGTGCTGCACAGCTACGACTGGAGCGAGTCCAGCCTGATCCTGGAGGTCTTCTGCCGCCAGCAAGGGCGGACCGCTCTGGTGGCCAAAGGGGCCAAGAAGCCCAGCTCCAACTTCCGCCCGGTGCTGCTGCCGCTGCAGCCCTTGCTGGTGACCTACACGCTCACGGGCGATGGCCATGCGGACATTCACACGCTCAAGGGCGCGGAGTGGGTGGGCGGGCATGTGATGCCCACGGGGGATGCCCTGCTGTCAGGCATGTACCTCAACGAACTGCTGTTGCGCCTGCTGGCGCGTGCAGACCCGCACCCAGCCTTGTTCGATGCCTATGCGGGCGTGGTGCGCGTGTTGGCCAGCGAACATGGCGATGCGCTGGAGGCGGTGCTGCGCAGTTTTGAGCTGCTGCTTCTGCGCGAGATTGGCCTCTTGCCCGGCCTGGACGTGCAGACGATGACCTTCGACCCCCTGGAGCCCAACGCCCGCTACACGCTGGTGCCCGAAGGCGGCTTGCGCGCTGCGTCCGCCGTAGACCGCGCAAGCCTGACAGGCAGCCAGTGGCGGGCCTTGCAGCGTGGCCTGGATGATGTGGCCAGCTACACCGCCACCTTGCGCGCGTGCGCCCCCGTGGCGACCGAACTCAAGCCGCAGCTGCGTGCCTTGCTGCAATACCATTGCGGTAGCCCGACGCTGCGCACCCGCCAGCTCATGATCGACTTGCAGGCCCTATGAACCCATCCTCCCGTTCCCTCCAGCGCACCGCCTTGTCCGTCAACGTCAACAAGGTGGCCCTGCTGCGCAACACGCGCCATCTGGGCATTCCCAGCGTCACCCGCGCGGCCGAGCTGTGCCTGAAAGCGGGGGCCCAGGGCATCACGGTGCACCCACGGCCCGACGAGCGTCACATCCGCAGCCAGGACGTGTTTGAGCTGGCAACGCTGATGAAGGCCTGGCCCGACCGTGAATACAACATCGAGGGCAACCCGTCGCAGAACCTGATGGACTTCATCCGCCAGGTGCGCCCCCACCAGGCCACGTTTGTCCCCGACAGCGAGGACCAGTTCACCAGCGACCACGGCTGGAGCTTTCCGCAAGATGCCGAGCGCCTGGCCCCCCTGGTGGCTGAATGCAAGGCGCTGGGGGTGCGCGTGAGTCTCTTCATGGACCCGGTGCCCGAGCAGATGGCCGCCGCCAAGGCGGTGGGCGCTGACCGGGTGGAGCTGTACACCGAGCCCTATGCAGCCGCCTGGGGCTCGCCGCAGCAGGCGGTGGAGCTGAAACGTTACGCTGCAGCCGCCCAAGCGGCGCTGGATGCAGGCTTGGGCGTGAACGCGGGCCATGACCTCAACCGTGACAACCTGGCGGCCTTTGTGCGCGAAGTGCCGGGTGTGCTCGAGGTCTCGATCGGCCATGCGCTGATCGCCGATGCGCTGGAGCTGGGCTATACGGCCACCGTACAGGCCTACCTGGATTGCATCACCCAGGGGTTTGCGGTTGCTGGAGACTCCTGATTTGATAGCTGCAACCGCATATTGCACTAGCGCTTGCAGCCATTTTTGTTGAAATTCTATGATCTACGGCATCGGTACCGACATCTGCGACGTGCGCCGCATCGCGGCCGGCCTGGCCCGCCACGGCGACCGTTTTGCAGAAAAGGTGCTGGCCGAGGGCGAACTGGCTACTTGGCGTGAACGCAGCGCGCGCTGGCCCGACCGGGGCTTGCGCTACCTGGCCACCCGGTTCTCCGCCAAGGAGGCCTTCAGCAAGGCGATTGGCCTGGGCATGCGCATGCCTATGACCTGGCGCCACTGCGAGGTCGCCAAGCTGCGCAGCGGCCAGCCCGTCATCGTGCTGCACGGCGCGCTCAAGGAATGGTTTGAGGCCCAGGGCCTGCAGGCGCACCTGAGCGTGACTGACGAGACCGACTACGCCGCCAGCTTCTGTGTGGTGGAGAAAATTCAAACCCAATCACCTTGAAGCGCTGGATTGATATGCGCTGATAGCTGTCCATTGAGTAGCAATTGCCCTTTGAAACCTTCCATGACTGAACACGCACCTCTGATCCTCGACGTCGCTGGTACCACCCTCAGCGCCGACGACCGCCGTCGCCTGGCGCACCCGCTCACGGGCGGCGTCATCCTGTTTGCCCGCAACTGGGAAAACCGCGCGCAGCTGCTGCAGCTCACCAGCAGCATCAAGGCCGTGCGCGACGACCTGCTGATCTGTGTGGACCACGAGGGCGGCCGCGTGCAGCGCTTTCGCACCGATGGTTTCACCCACCTGCCGCCCATGCGCGCGCTGGGCGAGATGTGGATGGACGATGGCAAGGGCGCCAAGGCCGTGCCCGGCAGCGGTGCCCTGCGCGCCACCAACGCAGCCACGGCGGCGGGCTATGTGCTGGGCGCGGAGCTGCGCGCCTGCGGCGTGGACTTCAGCTTTACACCGGTGCTGGACCTCGATTGGGGCGAAAGTGGTGTGATCGGCGACCGCTCCTTCCACCGCGACCCCCGGGTGGTGGCGCTGCTCGCCAAGAGCCTCATGCACGGCCTGCTGCAGGCCGGCATGGCCAATTGCGGCAAACACTTTCCGGGCCACGGTTTCGTCAAGGCGGATTCGCACACCGAGGTACCCGTAGACAAGCGCAGCCTCAAGGCCATCCTGGCCGACGATGCAGCGCCGTACCCCTGGCTCAGCAGCACGCTCACCAGCGTGATGCCGGCCCACGTGATCTATCCCAAGGTCGACAGCCGCCCCGCCGGTTTTTCGCAGCGCTGGCTGCAAGACATCCTGCGCCGCCAGATGCGTTTTGACGGCGCCATCTTCAGCGACGACCTCAGCATGGAAGGGGCTCGCCGACTGGACGGCCAGGTGGTCAGCTAC
Above is a window of Acidovorax sp. KKS102 DNA encoding:
- the nagZ gene encoding beta-N-acetylhexosaminidase: MTEHAPLILDVAGTTLSADDRRRLAHPLTGGVILFARNWENRAQLLQLTSSIKAVRDDLLICVDHEGGRVQRFRTDGFTHLPPMRALGEMWMDDGKGAKAVPGSGALRATNAATAAGYVLGAELRACGVDFSFTPVLDLDWGESGVIGDRSFHRDPRVVALLAKSLMHGLLQAGMANCGKHFPGHGFVKADSHTEVPVDKRSLKAILADDAAPYPWLSSTLTSVMPAHVIYPKVDSRPAGFSQRWLQDILRRQMRFDGAIFSDDLSMEGARRLDGQVVSYTDAAVAALEAGCDLVLLCNQSVGDGKAVDELIEGLEKAQQQGRWQPSLDSESRRLALLPETLPQAWDELMYQPAYLQALDLLP
- a CDS encoding pyridoxine 5'-phosphate synthase translates to MNPSSRSLQRTALSVNVNKVALLRNTRHLGIPSVTRAAELCLKAGAQGITVHPRPDERHIRSQDVFELATLMKAWPDREYNIEGNPSQNLMDFIRQVRPHQATFVPDSEDQFTSDHGWSFPQDAERLAPLVAECKALGVRVSLFMDPVPEQMAAAKAVGADRVELYTEPYAAAWGSPQQAVELKRYAAAAQAALDAGLGVNAGHDLNRDNLAAFVREVPGVLEVSIGHALIADALELGYTATVQAYLDCITQGFAVAGDS
- the acpS gene encoding holo-ACP synthase gives rise to the protein MIYGIGTDICDVRRIAAGLARHGDRFAEKVLAEGELATWRERSARWPDRGLRYLATRFSAKEAFSKAIGLGMRMPMTWRHCEVAKLRSGQPVIVLHGALKEWFEAQGLQAHLSVTDETDYAASFCVVEKIQTQSP
- the recO gene encoding DNA repair protein RecO, with product MAVAKRVSDEPAFVLHSYDWSESSLILEVFCRQQGRTALVAKGAKKPSSNFRPVLLPLQPLLVTYTLTGDGHADIHTLKGAEWVGGHVMPTGDALLSGMYLNELLLRLLARADPHPALFDAYAGVVRVLASEHGDALEAVLRSFELLLLREIGLLPGLDVQTMTFDPLEPNARYTLVPEGGLRAASAVDRASLTGSQWRALQRGLDDVASYTATLRACAPVATELKPQLRALLQYHCGSPTLRTRQLMIDLQAL
- the era gene encoding GTPase Era — translated: MNDATKDVATDDGAEGAPVQNDLDAMLAAAGAPAAVPGQRCGVIAIVGKPNVGKSTLLNALVGQKISITSRKAQTTRHRITGIRTLDQTQFIFVDTPGFQTRHATALNKSLNKTVMGAIGDVDLILFVVEAGNFTLADAKVLSLFKPGIPTLLVANKLDMVHRRAELAPWLKSMQERHPFAEFVPMSAKNKGDIERLFGICAKYLPEQPWWYGEDELTDRSEKFLASETVREKLFRFTGDELPYTSTVVIDKFDEEKSKQHKRLVKIAATIVVERENHKMMVIGDKGERLKRIGTEARQELEKLMDAKVFLELWVKVRSGWADDEARVRSFGYE